The proteins below come from a single Strix uralensis isolate ZFMK-TIS-50842 chromosome 8, bStrUra1, whole genome shotgun sequence genomic window:
- the RGS8 gene encoding regulator of G-protein signaling 8 isoform X3, which yields MAALLIPWRNRGMRTRLGCLSHKSDSYNDFTAILPDKPNRALKRLSTEEATRWADSFDVLLSHKYGLAAFRAFLKTEFSEENLEFWLACEDFKKTRSAAKLASKAQRIFEEFIDVQAPREVNIDFQTRELTRRNMQEPSLSCFDQAQGKVHSLMEKDSYPRFLRSKIYTDLLSQTQRRLS from the exons ATGGCTGCCTTACTGATCCCATGGAG GAACAGAGGGATGAGGACTCGCCTGGGCTGCCTGTCTCACAAATCAGACTCATATAATGATTTCACAGCTATTCTTCCGGACAAGCCCAACCGGGCTTTGAA AAGATTGTCAACAGAAGAAGCAACAAGATGGGCAGACTCTTTTGATGTCCTTTTGTCCCATAAAT ATGGGCTGGCTGCTTTCCGTGCTTTCCTGAAGACGGAGTTCAGCGAGGAAAACCTGGAGTTCTGGCTCGCCTGCGAGGACTTCAAGAAGACCCGCTCAGCAGCCAAGCTGGCCTCCAAAGCTCAGCGGATCTTTGAGGAGTTCATCGATGTGCAGGCTCCTCGAGAG GTGAACATAGACTTCCAGACACGGGAGCTGACAAGAAGAAATATGCAAGAGCCCTCCCTCTCTTGCTTTGACCAAGCTCAGGGGAAGGTGCACAGCCTGATGGAGAAAGACTCTTACCCCAGGTTCCTGAGATCCAAAATTTACACAGACCTGCTGTCTCAAACCCAGAGGAGGCTCAGCTAG
- the LOC141946703 gene encoding regulator of G-protein signaling 16-like isoform X1, with protein sequence MTVMLKDKTRPPTPPSLNSTKETYLSRYLHWVLPEQFLVGWRLERCWAPLPALPPPTQYKARLLAAFPADNTRLRAQVVPQLPVARRCRKDLMSCWVPGCPALSMCRGLAALPIACLERAKDLKTRLGILLHKPELGHRIRTSSKLQLGSRRRDSSREVLEWRESFDQLLKSKSGVTAFHTFLKTEFSEENLDFWLACEDFKKTRSKTKLASKANRIFEEFVQSEAPREVNIDHETREITRKNLSGATSACFNEAQAKTRTLMEKDSYPRFLKSASYQDMTKQVTSRGISKRSHT encoded by the exons ATGACTGTGATGCTCAAGGACAAGACTCGGCCTCCCACTCCCCCCTCCCTTAACAGCACAAAAGAAACCTACCTAAGCCGTTATCTTCACTGGGTGCTGCCAGAGCAGTTTTTGGTTGGCTGGAGGCTGGAGCGATGCTGggcccccctcccagctctcccgcctcccacccAATATAAAGCACGGCTCCTCGCTGCTTTTCCAGCTGACAACACACGACTGCGGGCGCAGGTGGTGCCGCAGCTGCCTGTTGCACGCCGCTGCCGTAAGGACCTGATGAGTTGCTGGGTGCCTGGGTGCCCAGCTCTCAGCATGTGCCGGGGGTTAGCTGCGCTCCCCATCGCTTGCCTGGAAAG aGCCAAGGATCTGAAGACCCGTTTAGGGATCCTGCTTCATAAACCAGAGCTGGGACACAGGATCAGGACCTCcagcaagctgcagctgggctCCAGACGGAG AGACTCCTCACGTGAAGTACTCGAATGGAGGGAGTCCTTCGACCAGCTCCTGAAGAGTAAAA gtGGGGTGACGGCCTTCCACACCTTCCTGAAGACAGAGTTCAGTGAGGAGAACCTTGACTTCTGGCTGGCGTGCGAGGACTTCAAAAAGACCCGGTCGAAAACCAAGCTGGCCTCCAAGGCCAACAGGATCTTTGAGGAGTTTGTCCAAAGTGAGGCACCCAGGGAG GTGAATATCGACCACGAAACCAGGGAGATCACCCGCAAGAACCTCTCGGGTGCCACCTCCGCTTGCTTCAACGAAGCCCAGGCCAAGACCCGCACTTTGATGGAGAAGGACTCCTACCCCCGGTTCCTGAAGTCTGCCTCCTACCAAGACATGACCAAACAGGTCACCAGCCGCGGCATCAGCAAGAGGTCGCATACCTGA
- the LOC141946703 gene encoding regulator of G-protein signaling 16-like isoform X2 produces the protein MGAKDLKTRLGILLHKPELGHRIRTSSKLQLGSRRRDSSREVLEWRESFDQLLKSKSGVTAFHTFLKTEFSEENLDFWLACEDFKKTRSKTKLASKANRIFEEFVQSEAPREVNIDHETREITRKNLSGATSACFNEAQAKTRTLMEKDSYPRFLKSASYQDMTKQVTSRGISKRSHT, from the exons ATGGG aGCCAAGGATCTGAAGACCCGTTTAGGGATCCTGCTTCATAAACCAGAGCTGGGACACAGGATCAGGACCTCcagcaagctgcagctgggctCCAGACGGAG AGACTCCTCACGTGAAGTACTCGAATGGAGGGAGTCCTTCGACCAGCTCCTGAAGAGTAAAA gtGGGGTGACGGCCTTCCACACCTTCCTGAAGACAGAGTTCAGTGAGGAGAACCTTGACTTCTGGCTGGCGTGCGAGGACTTCAAAAAGACCCGGTCGAAAACCAAGCTGGCCTCCAAGGCCAACAGGATCTTTGAGGAGTTTGTCCAAAGTGAGGCACCCAGGGAG GTGAATATCGACCACGAAACCAGGGAGATCACCCGCAAGAACCTCTCGGGTGCCACCTCCGCTTGCTTCAACGAAGCCCAGGCCAAGACCCGCACTTTGATGGAGAAGGACTCCTACCCCCGGTTCCTGAAGTCTGCCTCCTACCAAGACATGACCAAACAGGTCACCAGCCGCGGCATCAGCAAGAGGTCGCATACCTGA
- the RNASEL gene encoding 2-5A-dependent ribonuclease isoform X2, translating into MEPTAHSQQKASTPSSMETAEDLAFKLNAAVRDNSITGVLELLERGADVNSKAGGGWTPLQSAVQANNEDLVWLLLDKGACPYARKDNGGTAFTEAAIVGNVNMLELLLDRGLNINDHDNNGFTAFMEAAWYGREEALKFLYGKGADVNLRREVSEERAKLHKGGATALMDACREGHFSAVKTLVQEMGADVNICDNRGRNALIHALKKGCAKESYDSAVSIGHFLLDCGVDVNCKDECGKTALILAVEMQSPDLVEALLEKGEIDIDDADEEGNTALMVAVEKNDCNIAKLLCEKGARTDDGNLIAVANRKRAHNMACLLRHYNAKFVPENPEGWEPKSKRWRDQLKNLYKIYRLMIGNLKIFQCIEQRIQNTSQGGIYLGLHSGTEVAVRISLSTEGDKEKRFFEQCGSCEHLMKLFSFEKARGYMYLCFPLWEKSLEEHLQEPEDQMDYKDALRMIFQALRELHSLGFAHQDLHPSNFFIDLGGKIYLADFDNKRTLIEGKKELVNSDLEALGRLMLYVLTRGKKPLQQVSVEDLAADSPDYSEALDLVNSLVSHDERGLEGLSKHPYFWSKQMFRFLKGIWNKIKVLRNEKDVFQAPNVAESFPYPWWTKEIDKMVLHIMQKHRKAKPYTNDVTDLLRLIRNLDEHPNIRISNRIGDHAEYFLKLFPALTIYVYNSLRQNPKYSHLADIQDPSL; encoded by the exons ATGGAGCCCACAGCTCACAGCCAGCAGAAGGCATCTACCCCTTCCAGCATGGAGACAGCAGAAGACCTTGCCTTCAAGTTAAATGCTGCTGTGAGGGACAATAGTATAACAggtgtgctggagctgctggagagagGGGCAGATGTGAACTCCAaagcaggaggtggctggacacCATTGCAGAGCGCTGTGCAAGCTAATAATGAGGACCTGGTCTGGCTTCTGCTGGACAAGGGTGCTTGTCCATATGCCAGGAAGGACAATGGTGGCACTGCGTTTACTGAGGCAGCGATAGTGGGAAATGTGAATATGCTGGAGCTCCTCCTTGATCGTGGGTTAAATATTAATGACCACGACAACAACGGCTTCACCGCTTTCATGGAGGCTGCATGGTACGGGAGGGAGGAAGCCTTGAAATTCCTGTATGGCAAAGGAGCAGATGTGAATTTGAGGAGGGAAGTTAGTGAGGAGAGAGCAAAACTGCATAAAGGAGGTGCAACAGCACTGATGGATGCTTGTAGGGAGGGCCACTTCTCGGCTGTAAAAACTCTTGTCCAAGAGATGGGGGCTGACGTGAACATTTGTGACAACCGAGGTAGAAATGCCTTGATCCATGCCCTCAAGAAGGGCTGTGCCAAGGAAAGCTATGACTCAGCTGTCTCCATAGGCCATTTCCTGCTGGACTGTGGTGTTGATGTGAACTGTAAAGATGAGTGTGGGAAAACTGCCCTCATCCTAGCTGTTGAAATGCAGAGCCCAGATTTGGTGGAAGCTTTATTGGAGAAGGGTGAAATAGATATTGATGATGCAGATGAGGAGGGCAACACAGCACTGATGGTGGCTGTAGAGAAAAATGACTGCAACATAGCAAAGTTGTTGTGTGAAAAAGGAGCGAGGACTGATGATGGGAACCTTATTGCTGTTGCGAATAGGAAACGTGCTCATAACATGGCATGTCTTCTTCGCCATTATAATGCCAAGTTTGTTCCAGAAAACCCCGAAGGCTGGGAGCCAAAGAGCAAACGCTGGAGGGACCAGCTGAAAAACCTTTATAAAATATATCGCCTTATGATTGGCAATCTGAAGATATTTCAGTGCATCGAGCAGAGAATTCAGAACACTTCCCAGGGTGGCATCTACCTGGGTCTCCACAGTGGGACGGAGGTAGCAGTAAGAATAAGCCTCAGTACAGAGGGTGACAAAGAGAAAAGGTTCTTTGAACAATGTGGTAGCTGTGAACATTTAATGAAGCTCTTTTCGTTTGAGAAGGCAAGAGGCTACATGTACTTGTGCTTCCCCCTCTGGGAGAAAAGCCTTGAAGAACATCTGCAGGAACCAGAAGACCAAATGGATTACAAAGATGCTCTGAGGATGATCTTCCAGGCACTGAGAGAGCTGCACTCCCTCGGATTTGCTCACCAGGATCTGCATCCCAGCAACTTTTTCATAG ATTTAGGTGGCAAAATTTACTTGGCGGACTTTGATAATAAAAGGACGTTGATTGAAGGCAAAAAAGAACTTGTAAACTCAGATTTAGAG GCCCTCGGCAGGCTCATGCTGTATGTTTTAACACGGGGTAAGAAACCCCTTCAGCAAGTCAGTGTCGAGGATTTGGCAGCTGATTCCCCAGATTACAGTGAGGCTCTGGACCTTGTAAATAGCCTGGTCTCTCATGATGAACGAGGCTTGGAAGGTTTGAGCAAACACCCCTATTTCTGGAGCAAACAGAT GTTCAGGTTCCTGAAGGGCATATGGAATAAAATCAAAGTTCTCCGCAATGAAAAAGATGTCTTTCAAGCTCCTAATGTTGCTGAAAGTTTTCCTTATCCATGGTGGACCAAGGAG attgacAAAATGGTTCTGCATATTATGCAAAAACATAGGAAAGCAAAGCCATATACCAATGATGTCACTGACCTACTGAGGCTCATCAGAAACCTGGATGAACACCCAAATATCAG
- the RNASEL gene encoding 2-5A-dependent ribonuclease isoform X1 — translation MEPTAHSQQKASTPSSMETAEDLAFKLNAAVRDNSITGVLELLERGADVNSKAGGGWTPLQSAVQANNEDLVWLLLDKGACPYARKDNGGTAFTEAAIVGNVNMLELLLDRGLNINDHDNNGFTAFMEAAWYGREEALKFLYGKGADVNLRREVSEERAKLHKGGATALMDACREGHFSAVKTLVQEMGADVNICDNRGRNALIHALKKGCAKESYDSAVSIGHFLLDCGVDVNCKDECGKTALILAVEMQSPDLVEALLEKGEIDIDDADEEGNTALMVAVEKNDCNIAKLLCEKGARTDDGNLIAVANRKRAHNMACLLRHYNAKFVPENPEGWEPKSKRWRDQLKNLYKIYRLMIGNLKIFQCIEQRIQNTSQGGIYLGLHSGTEVAVRISLSTEGDKEKRFFEQCGSCEHLMKLFSFEKARGYMYLCFPLWEKSLEEHLQEPEDQMDYKDALRMIFQALRELHSLGFAHQDLHPSNFFIDLGGKIYLADFDNKRTLIEGKKELVNSDLEALGRLMLYVLTRGKKPLQQVSVEDLAADSPDYSEALDLVNSLVSHDERGLEGLSKHPYFWSKQIRFRFLKGIWNKIKVLRNEKDVFQAPNVAESFPYPWWTKEIDKMVLHIMQKHRKAKPYTNDVTDLLRLIRNLDEHPNIRISNRIGDHAEYFLKLFPALTIYVYNSLRQNPKYSHLADIQDPSL, via the exons ATGGAGCCCACAGCTCACAGCCAGCAGAAGGCATCTACCCCTTCCAGCATGGAGACAGCAGAAGACCTTGCCTTCAAGTTAAATGCTGCTGTGAGGGACAATAGTATAACAggtgtgctggagctgctggagagagGGGCAGATGTGAACTCCAaagcaggaggtggctggacacCATTGCAGAGCGCTGTGCAAGCTAATAATGAGGACCTGGTCTGGCTTCTGCTGGACAAGGGTGCTTGTCCATATGCCAGGAAGGACAATGGTGGCACTGCGTTTACTGAGGCAGCGATAGTGGGAAATGTGAATATGCTGGAGCTCCTCCTTGATCGTGGGTTAAATATTAATGACCACGACAACAACGGCTTCACCGCTTTCATGGAGGCTGCATGGTACGGGAGGGAGGAAGCCTTGAAATTCCTGTATGGCAAAGGAGCAGATGTGAATTTGAGGAGGGAAGTTAGTGAGGAGAGAGCAAAACTGCATAAAGGAGGTGCAACAGCACTGATGGATGCTTGTAGGGAGGGCCACTTCTCGGCTGTAAAAACTCTTGTCCAAGAGATGGGGGCTGACGTGAACATTTGTGACAACCGAGGTAGAAATGCCTTGATCCATGCCCTCAAGAAGGGCTGTGCCAAGGAAAGCTATGACTCAGCTGTCTCCATAGGCCATTTCCTGCTGGACTGTGGTGTTGATGTGAACTGTAAAGATGAGTGTGGGAAAACTGCCCTCATCCTAGCTGTTGAAATGCAGAGCCCAGATTTGGTGGAAGCTTTATTGGAGAAGGGTGAAATAGATATTGATGATGCAGATGAGGAGGGCAACACAGCACTGATGGTGGCTGTAGAGAAAAATGACTGCAACATAGCAAAGTTGTTGTGTGAAAAAGGAGCGAGGACTGATGATGGGAACCTTATTGCTGTTGCGAATAGGAAACGTGCTCATAACATGGCATGTCTTCTTCGCCATTATAATGCCAAGTTTGTTCCAGAAAACCCCGAAGGCTGGGAGCCAAAGAGCAAACGCTGGAGGGACCAGCTGAAAAACCTTTATAAAATATATCGCCTTATGATTGGCAATCTGAAGATATTTCAGTGCATCGAGCAGAGAATTCAGAACACTTCCCAGGGTGGCATCTACCTGGGTCTCCACAGTGGGACGGAGGTAGCAGTAAGAATAAGCCTCAGTACAGAGGGTGACAAAGAGAAAAGGTTCTTTGAACAATGTGGTAGCTGTGAACATTTAATGAAGCTCTTTTCGTTTGAGAAGGCAAGAGGCTACATGTACTTGTGCTTCCCCCTCTGGGAGAAAAGCCTTGAAGAACATCTGCAGGAACCAGAAGACCAAATGGATTACAAAGATGCTCTGAGGATGATCTTCCAGGCACTGAGAGAGCTGCACTCCCTCGGATTTGCTCACCAGGATCTGCATCCCAGCAACTTTTTCATAG ATTTAGGTGGCAAAATTTACTTGGCGGACTTTGATAATAAAAGGACGTTGATTGAAGGCAAAAAAGAACTTGTAAACTCAGATTTAGAG GCCCTCGGCAGGCTCATGCTGTATGTTTTAACACGGGGTAAGAAACCCCTTCAGCAAGTCAGTGTCGAGGATTTGGCAGCTGATTCCCCAGATTACAGTGAGGCTCTGGACCTTGTAAATAGCCTGGTCTCTCATGATGAACGAGGCTTGGAAGGTTTGAGCAAACACCCCTATTTCTGGAGCAAACAGAT CAGGTTCAGGTTCCTGAAGGGCATATGGAATAAAATCAAAGTTCTCCGCAATGAAAAAGATGTCTTTCAAGCTCCTAATGTTGCTGAAAGTTTTCCTTATCCATGGTGGACCAAGGAG attgacAAAATGGTTCTGCATATTATGCAAAAACATAGGAAAGCAAAGCCATATACCAATGATGTCACTGACCTACTGAGGCTCATCAGAAACCTGGATGAACACCCAAATATCAG